The following are encoded in a window of Brevibacillus ruminantium genomic DNA:
- a CDS encoding GNAT family N-acetyltransferase produces the protein MEFHRWESKWLQPVCQLWNTQLGDRFPMREELLQQNSLDDPHLVPEGSWVAVEASSQRPVGIVIAKRWREEDSVTWGKGMGWIQTLLVDRGYRRKGVGTALLERAEKALTSWKVDKIALGSDWWHYFPGVPEEEQELMAWLERRGYLRGRPQYDLLGRKAVEADSDGAGPGLLPLLERPNRDEVRFRMGEPQDREPLLSFFRRCFPGRWEYEALCYFEKGGTGREFVLAEKNGKIMGFCRINDSRSPLIAQNVYWAPLFAEELGGIGPLGIDPAERGQGYGRAVVEAGIYFLQQRGIRTICIDWTDLVGFYEKLGFQVWKRYQTYAKTVVEKQEKIPG, from the coding sequence ATGGAATTTCACCGCTGGGAGTCTAAATGGCTGCAACCCGTCTGCCAGCTCTGGAACACACAGCTCGGCGATCGTTTTCCGATGAGGGAAGAGCTTCTGCAGCAGAACAGCCTGGATGATCCGCATTTGGTGCCGGAGGGCTCTTGGGTCGCGGTGGAAGCCAGCAGCCAGCGGCCGGTTGGCATCGTCATCGCCAAGCGGTGGCGAGAAGAGGATTCGGTGACATGGGGAAAAGGGATGGGTTGGATTCAAACGTTGCTGGTGGATCGTGGGTATCGGAGGAAAGGCGTTGGCACGGCGCTGCTGGAGCGAGCGGAGAAGGCACTCACCTCGTGGAAGGTAGATAAAATCGCGCTGGGAAGTGATTGGTGGCATTACTTTCCAGGCGTGCCGGAAGAAGAGCAGGAGCTGATGGCTTGGCTGGAGAGGCGGGGGTACCTACGGGGAAGACCGCAATACGATCTGCTGGGGCGCAAAGCGGTTGAGGCTGATTCCGATGGAGCCGGACCGGGCTTACTTCCCCTGCTGGAGAGGCCGAATCGGGACGAAGTCCGCTTTCGAATGGGTGAGCCGCAGGATCGCGAGCCCCTTCTCTCGTTTTTTCGCCGCTGTTTTCCCGGCCGCTGGGAGTACGAGGCGCTCTGCTATTTTGAAAAAGGGGGCACCGGAAGAGAGTTTGTGCTCGCCGAGAAAAACGGGAAAATTATGGGGTTTTGCCGCATCAATGACAGCCGCTCGCCGCTGATTGCCCAGAACGTATACTGGGCTCCACTTTTTGCCGAGGAGCTGGGCGGGATTGGTCCTTTGGGCATCGATCCGGCCGAACGAGGGCAAGGCTATGGCCGGGCCGTTGTGGAGGCAGGCATCTATTTCCTTCAGCAGCGGGGAATCAGAACGATCTGTATCGACTGGACTGATCTGGTGGGGTTTTACGAAAAGCTGGGCTTTCAGGTGTGGAAAAGGTACCAGACATATGCAAAAACTGTGGTAGAAAAGCAGGAAAAAATCCCCGGCTGA
- a CDS encoding cytochrome-c oxidase, translating into MGIRLIKIAGVYFVIAILLGMYMSMSHEFQLRGVHTHLNLVGWVSLALAGIFYHLFPAAAATGLAKVHFWLHNIGLPVMMLGLWFVSYGNMAVEWIIPLGAIPLIIGIILFVVNLFRHVK; encoded by the coding sequence ATGGGCATTCGACTGATCAAAATTGCCGGGGTCTATTTTGTCATCGCCATCCTGCTGGGGATGTACATGTCAATGTCGCATGAATTTCAACTGAGAGGCGTCCACACGCATCTCAATCTGGTGGGCTGGGTATCGCTGGCGCTCGCCGGGATTTTCTATCATCTCTTTCCGGCAGCAGCAGCAACCGGGCTTGCCAAGGTTCACTTTTGGCTGCATAACATAGGGCTTCCTGTCATGATGCTGGGTCTGTGGTTTGTATCGTATGGAAACATGGCTGTCGAGTGGATCATCCCGCTGGGAGCCATTCCTTTGATCATTGGCATTATCCTCTTTGTCGTTAATCTTTTTCGGCATGTGAAGTAA
- a CDS encoding M20 family metallopeptidase — MSSVLSYLKEAEQQILSDLERVVRAESPTHDKAAVDHCGDVFQELFHRYLGLSADVIPMKETGNQLRYTIGDGPEQILITGHIDTVWEKGRLSFRTEGNRAYGPGILDMKGGNIQALWALRALREVGLPLNKKIVFLLTSDEETGSDTSRALIEEEARKSVAVLVPEPAVAHTGALKTARKGVGHYQLAIKGKAAHAGNHHEDGISAIQEMALQIIDLHALTDYAKGTTVNVGIASGGNRTNVVAEHALLDIDVRITSMAEAERIQKAVLGAVPKLDGITLKASGALNRPPMERTAETARLFELASQCGEQLGFTLTEAAAGGGSDGNFTAALGIPTLDGLGSVGDGPHAEYEHILIDQLAPRSALLAHLLAKL; from the coding sequence ATGTCATCTGTCCTGTCTTATCTAAAAGAAGCGGAACAACAAATTTTATCCGATCTGGAGCGCGTCGTTCGGGCGGAATCCCCTACACATGACAAAGCGGCTGTGGATCACTGCGGCGATGTTTTTCAGGAATTGTTTCACCGCTATTTGGGACTTTCAGCAGACGTCATCCCGATGAAGGAAACGGGCAATCAACTGCGTTACACCATCGGAGATGGACCCGAACAAATCCTCATTACCGGCCATATTGACACCGTTTGGGAAAAAGGCAGGCTTTCGTTTCGCACGGAAGGAAACCGAGCCTACGGGCCGGGCATCCTCGATATGAAAGGGGGCAATATTCAAGCTTTGTGGGCACTCCGGGCCCTGCGAGAAGTGGGCTTGCCTTTGAATAAAAAGATCGTCTTTCTTTTGACCAGCGATGAAGAGACAGGCAGTGATACCTCCCGTGCCCTGATTGAAGAAGAAGCTCGCAAAAGTGTGGCTGTGCTAGTCCCTGAGCCTGCTGTTGCCCATACAGGGGCGCTCAAAACCGCACGGAAAGGGGTGGGACATTACCAGCTCGCCATCAAAGGAAAAGCCGCTCACGCTGGCAACCATCACGAGGACGGCATCAGTGCCATACAAGAAATGGCTCTGCAGATCATTGATTTGCACGCCCTAACCGATTACGCCAAAGGAACCACGGTCAATGTCGGGATCGCATCGGGAGGGAACCGCACGAATGTGGTCGCTGAGCACGCACTTCTGGATATTGACGTCCGTATTACAAGTATGGCTGAAGCAGAGCGCATACAAAAAGCGGTGCTGGGTGCTGTTCCCAAGCTGGACGGGATTACGCTGAAGGCTTCTGGCGCACTGAATCGTCCGCCGATGGAACGGACGGCGGAAACGGCCCGCTTGTTCGAGCTGGCCAGCCAATGCGGTGAACAGCTTGGGTTCACTCTGACGGAAGCAGCCGCCGGAGGAGGCAGCGATGGTAATTTTACAGCGGCCTTGGGCATTCCCACACTGGATGGACTCGGATCAGTAGGAGACGGCCCGCACGCTGAGTATGAACATATTCTCATCGACCAGCTCGCTCCCCGCAGCGCCTTGCTGGCCCACCTGCTTGCCAAGCTGTAA
- a CDS encoding helix-turn-helix domain-containing protein encodes MLTRVGVVGPRDSVQLICEVGAEFQDQMMFIPYVYQNTAEAMEIVNAAEDSVDIWLFSGQSPYAIAKDHIRKKKAFYPQLQGTSLTRILLEAVYRDRRELERISFDTIPTDSFQELCVELNLPFDQIHLFSYRGFMPSTELVAFHTELYAKGKVEACATCISSVYNELQAQGIPVYRVYHDRMAIRTMLQLASQQGEALHYKKSQIAVQVVAIQGLDRLIGENKGVYEVHRLELKLQEIILDYVEAHSGAGVPLGNGKHLIFSTRGSFEDNRRFPPSSLIEKIWLLADLPTYIGVGFGATALAAEKNAQLALLHAQKMGDSAAILVNDEGQMEGPLRSPGSITYEYRTDNKEMSLLLRKAGVTITTYNKILSIQKNLGKNSISSTEIAEWLGMTQRNARRILSDLEQSGLAELTGEEAPASRGRPRKVYRLVQPF; translated from the coding sequence ATGCTGACGCGTGTCGGAGTCGTTGGACCTCGTGATTCTGTTCAGCTCATCTGTGAAGTGGGAGCGGAATTTCAGGATCAAATGATGTTCATTCCCTATGTCTATCAAAATACTGCGGAAGCCATGGAAATCGTGAATGCCGCGGAGGACAGTGTAGATATCTGGCTGTTTTCCGGACAATCGCCATACGCCATCGCCAAAGATCATATCCGCAAGAAAAAAGCATTCTACCCGCAGCTGCAGGGAACGAGCCTGACCCGTATTCTGTTGGAAGCCGTCTACCGCGATCGGCGTGAGCTGGAGAGGATCAGTTTTGATACGATTCCGACCGATTCTTTTCAGGAGTTGTGCGTCGAATTGAATCTGCCCTTTGATCAGATTCATCTGTTTTCCTATCGCGGTTTCATGCCATCCACAGAACTGGTTGCCTTTCATACCGAGCTGTATGCCAAAGGGAAGGTAGAGGCATGCGCCACCTGCATCAGCTCCGTTTACAACGAATTGCAGGCCCAGGGGATTCCTGTATACCGGGTTTACCACGATCGAATGGCGATCCGGACCATGCTGCAGCTGGCTAGCCAGCAGGGAGAAGCACTGCACTACAAAAAGTCGCAAATCGCTGTCCAGGTGGTCGCCATCCAGGGGCTGGACAGACTGATCGGTGAAAACAAAGGGGTATATGAGGTTCACCGTCTGGAATTGAAGCTTCAGGAGATTATTCTCGATTACGTCGAAGCTCACTCAGGTGCTGGCGTTCCCCTGGGAAATGGGAAGCACCTGATCTTTTCCACGCGCGGTTCTTTTGAAGACAACCGGCGATTTCCTCCGTCCTCCCTGATCGAGAAAATCTGGCTGCTCGCTGATCTGCCCACCTATATCGGCGTAGGCTTTGGCGCAACCGCTCTGGCTGCTGAAAAGAATGCGCAGCTCGCCCTCTTGCATGCCCAAAAAATGGGGGATTCTGCGGCCATTCTGGTCAATGACGAAGGACAGATGGAAGGACCCTTGCGCTCTCCTGGCAGCATTACCTACGAATACCGGACGGACAACAAGGAAATGAGCCTGCTGCTGCGCAAGGCTGGCGTCACCATCACCACCTACAACAAAATCCTGTCCATTCAGAAGAATTTGGGCAAAAACAGCATCAGCTCCACGGAAATAGCAGAGTGGCTGGGGATGACACAGAGAAATGCCCGCCGAATCCTGAGTGATCTGGAGCAAAGCGGCCTGGCGGAATTGACTGGTGAGGAAGCCCCGGCGAGTCGGGGACGTCCGCGCAAAGTGTACCGGTTGGTCCAGCCTTTTTGA
- a CDS encoding M20 family metallopeptidase: MQDVFSFIDQNRETYIRWLQEICQQPSVAAQNRGMKETAAMVEGYITEIGGKAELLETSGYPVVFGEFEGQSERILSFYNHYDVQPEDPIELWKSPPFSAEIRDGYMYARGVADNKGNLMARLAAVHAYLQVKGKLPVGVKFIVEGEEEIGSVHLEEFVEKYADRIGADGCVWEFGYKNADGRPQISLGVKGMCYVELVCRGANIDLHSANAAIIENPAWRLIWALNTLKGQDERVSIEGFYDKVASLNEDDQDMLKNMIYNEEDTLEKLGLKSFLLDLKGIPLKEKLIFQPTCTVCGIVSGYIGEGSKTVLPAEARVKLDFRLVPDQDPHEILALLRKHLDEHGYSDIEIQSFTLEHPARTPLNNPLTRAVVQTSKEIYGMEPTIMPMSPGTGPMYILCQHLGIPAVSVGVGHFASQNHAPNENISIEDYIQGIKHIAAILEAFSQEA; this comes from the coding sequence ATGCAGGATGTTTTTTCCTTTATCGATCAGAACAGAGAGACCTATATTCGCTGGTTGCAAGAAATCTGTCAACAGCCGAGTGTGGCTGCCCAGAACCGCGGAATGAAGGAAACAGCGGCGATGGTGGAGGGCTACATCACGGAAATCGGCGGCAAAGCTGAATTGTTGGAAACATCAGGCTATCCCGTCGTTTTTGGAGAATTTGAAGGGCAGAGCGAGCGCATTCTCTCGTTTTACAATCACTATGATGTGCAGCCGGAAGACCCGATTGAATTATGGAAATCACCACCCTTTAGCGCCGAAATCCGCGACGGGTACATGTATGCACGGGGTGTAGCTGACAACAAGGGAAATCTGATGGCTAGGCTGGCTGCTGTCCACGCTTATCTCCAGGTAAAAGGGAAGCTGCCCGTAGGGGTCAAATTTATCGTCGAGGGCGAGGAAGAGATCGGCAGCGTGCATCTGGAGGAATTCGTCGAGAAATATGCCGATCGCATCGGTGCGGATGGATGCGTGTGGGAATTCGGATACAAAAATGCGGATGGCCGACCGCAAATCAGCCTTGGGGTAAAGGGGATGTGCTACGTCGAGCTGGTTTGCCGGGGAGCGAATATCGATCTTCACTCCGCCAATGCAGCCATTATCGAGAATCCCGCCTGGCGGCTCATCTGGGCCCTCAACACCTTGAAGGGGCAGGATGAACGCGTTAGCATCGAAGGCTTTTATGACAAGGTCGCCAGCCTGAACGAAGACGATCAGGACATGCTGAAAAACATGATCTACAACGAAGAAGATACATTGGAAAAGCTCGGATTGAAATCATTTTTGCTTGATCTGAAGGGCATCCCGCTGAAAGAAAAGCTGATTTTCCAACCGACCTGTACCGTATGCGGCATCGTCTCCGGCTATATCGGAGAGGGCTCCAAGACGGTATTGCCCGCAGAGGCGAGAGTCAAGCTCGATTTTCGTCTCGTGCCGGACCAGGACCCGCATGAAATTCTCGCTTTATTACGAAAACACCTGGATGAGCACGGATACTCGGATATCGAGATCCAGTCCTTTACCCTGGAACATCCGGCGCGGACTCCGCTGAACAATCCGCTTACCCGTGCGGTGGTGCAGACTTCCAAGGAGATCTACGGGATGGAGCCGACGATCATGCCGATGTCGCCCGGCACTGGGCCGATGTATATTCTTTGCCAGCATCTCGGCATTCCTGCAGTCTCAGTCGGTGTCGGCCACTTTGCTTCCCAAAATCATGCGCCCAACGAAAACATCAGCATCGAAGATTACATACAGGGCATCAAGCATATCGCCGCAATCCTCGAGGCGTTTTCACAGGAAGCGTAA
- a CDS encoding M20 metallopeptidase family protein, which yields MGQIPALYQTSEILAKASVLREQIIAWRRDFHQHPELSFEENRTSDIVAKHLEQLGLEVKRGLGRTGVVGILRGSEPGPTIGLRADMDALPIHDQKDTPYRSQVDGKMHACGHDAHTSILMGAAQFLSQVEKPSKGNVVFVFQPAEEGGGGAQVMIEDGLLRETGIEAMAGLHVFPGVPVGKVTAVRGVGCAAADTIRIRVIGRGGHAAHPHLTVDSVAVTAEVISALQQISSRQVDPLDPIVITIGKIQGGSASNIIAPEVELYGTVRTLNPALREKMPERIEKVLAGVTAAFGATYELDYQFGYPSILNDDKMVDLLLQTSDGVLGKGKYELVKPSMGGEDFSYYTHHVPGVFFRLGVAGENKNTHYPLHHPLFDLDENALPIGVAMLSAFALNYLGQ from the coding sequence ATGGGACAAATTCCGGCCTTGTACCAAACCTCCGAGATTCTTGCCAAAGCAAGTGTCTTGCGGGAACAGATCATTGCCTGGAGGCGCGATTTTCACCAGCATCCGGAGCTGAGCTTTGAAGAGAATCGAACCTCCGACATCGTTGCGAAGCATCTGGAGCAGCTGGGACTGGAAGTAAAGCGAGGGCTCGGCAGGACAGGTGTGGTCGGGATTCTCAGAGGGAGCGAACCTGGTCCGACGATTGGTCTTCGGGCTGATATGGATGCCCTGCCGATCCACGATCAGAAGGATACGCCCTACCGTTCACAGGTAGACGGGAAAATGCATGCGTGCGGACATGATGCCCACACCAGCATCCTGATGGGGGCGGCCCAGTTTCTCAGTCAGGTGGAAAAGCCGAGCAAGGGGAACGTCGTGTTCGTGTTTCAGCCGGCTGAGGAAGGCGGCGGCGGTGCCCAGGTCATGATTGAGGACGGACTGCTTCGGGAGACCGGAATTGAGGCGATGGCAGGTCTTCACGTATTTCCCGGCGTGCCGGTTGGGAAAGTGACGGCTGTACGCGGCGTAGGCTGTGCTGCCGCAGATACGATCCGCATCCGCGTCATCGGACGGGGCGGACATGCAGCCCATCCGCATTTGACGGTCGATTCGGTCGCGGTCACGGCAGAGGTGATCTCGGCCCTGCAGCAAATTTCCAGCAGGCAGGTCGATCCGCTCGATCCCATCGTGATCACCATCGGCAAAATCCAGGGAGGAAGCGCCAGCAATATTATTGCGCCTGAGGTGGAGCTGTACGGAACCGTGAGGACGCTGAATCCGGCACTGCGGGAGAAAATGCCCGAGCGCATTGAAAAAGTGCTTGCCGGGGTCACAGCCGCTTTTGGAGCGACCTACGAATTGGACTACCAGTTCGGTTACCCGTCCATCCTCAATGACGACAAAATGGTCGATCTTCTCCTCCAAACGTCAGATGGCGTCCTGGGGAAAGGAAAATACGAGCTGGTCAAGCCGTCCATGGGCGGTGAAGACTTCTCCTATTACACGCATCACGTACCGGGTGTCTTCTTCCGGTTGGGCGTGGCGGGCGAGAACAAGAATACGCATTATCCCTTACATCATCCGCTTTTTGATCTCGATGAAAACGCGCTTCCGATCGGAGTTGCGATGCTGTCCGCTTTTGCCTTGAACTACCTGGGGCAGTAA
- a CDS encoding ABC transporter substrate-binding protein produces MKKRIAGLGLAVILALSSALVGCSSQSSSTPSQPSAPAGSTNPSAENNGEKVLTIASGNDIVSFDIHDHNNTSTEAVHVNMFDYLVRKDAQQKVQPLLATEWETVDDTTWRFKLREGVTFHNGDEFTAEDVKFTLERVATDNKLLEYGNYKQIKEVKIIDPHTIEIITFEPEPVLLNRLSRLGSGILPSKYIKEQGWEEFLKNPVGTGPYKLKEWKRDDRLVLEKNDAYFGEKPKWDKVVFRSIPEDATRVAELLTGGVDIAVNIPPSDLKRVKDNNGTDTKQGPTQRVMQLTLRLTPGTVTENPKVREAIDLAIDKKAIVDNILSGGGVPTRTRVTPGNFGTNLDLYGNTLYDPEKAKQLLAEAGYPNGLELNMSATSGRYLKDKETAELMQAMLAEVGINAKLEFLEWSKFNDRYKAKTFNEIFMIAYGNSMFDGSLAFDRLTTERAKGESDYSNPELDKLLSDAGQNMNAEEREKQYKRAQEIIAEERPHIYLFQMNANYGVSDRISFEPRLDEMLFADEITLK; encoded by the coding sequence ATGAAAAAACGCATTGCCGGTTTGGGACTAGCTGTCATCTTGGCACTTTCTTCGGCGCTGGTGGGCTGCAGCAGCCAATCGTCCAGCACGCCGTCCCAGCCTTCAGCACCTGCTGGATCAACCAATCCATCCGCCGAGAACAACGGCGAAAAAGTACTGACCATTGCCAGTGGAAACGATATCGTCTCCTTTGATATCCACGACCATAACAACACCTCGACAGAGGCGGTTCACGTCAACATGTTTGATTATCTGGTCAGAAAGGATGCCCAGCAAAAGGTTCAACCCCTCCTTGCTACCGAGTGGGAAACCGTGGATGACACGACCTGGCGCTTCAAGCTGCGCGAAGGCGTCACCTTCCATAACGGCGACGAATTCACTGCAGAGGATGTCAAATTTACGCTGGAGCGTGTAGCGACAGACAACAAGCTGCTGGAATACGGAAATTACAAGCAGATCAAAGAAGTGAAAATCATCGATCCGCATACGATTGAAATCATAACATTTGAACCGGAACCGGTGCTGTTGAATCGCTTGAGCCGTCTGGGCTCCGGCATCCTTCCTTCCAAGTACATCAAGGAACAAGGCTGGGAAGAGTTCCTGAAAAATCCCGTGGGAACTGGTCCGTACAAGCTGAAAGAGTGGAAGCGCGATGACCGTTTGGTTTTGGAGAAAAACGATGCGTACTTTGGAGAAAAGCCAAAATGGGATAAAGTGGTCTTCCGTTCCATCCCTGAAGACGCTACCCGTGTGGCGGAGCTGCTGACAGGCGGGGTGGATATTGCCGTCAACATTCCTCCAAGCGATCTGAAACGCGTCAAGGACAACAATGGCACCGATACCAAACAAGGTCCGACGCAGCGCGTAATGCAATTGACCTTGCGCCTGACACCGGGAACCGTGACGGAGAATCCGAAAGTCCGCGAAGCCATCGATCTGGCTATCGACAAAAAGGCTATTGTGGATAATATCCTCAGCGGCGGAGGCGTACCGACGCGCACCCGGGTTACCCCCGGCAACTTCGGTACCAATCTCGACCTCTACGGAAACACCCTGTATGATCCTGAAAAAGCGAAGCAGCTGTTGGCAGAGGCAGGCTATCCAAACGGCCTGGAGCTCAACATGAGTGCGACCAGCGGACGCTACCTGAAAGACAAGGAAACAGCAGAATTGATGCAGGCGATGCTGGCGGAGGTAGGGATCAACGCCAAGCTGGAATTCCTCGAATGGAGCAAGTTTAACGATCGCTATAAAGCAAAGACATTTAACGAGATTTTCATGATTGCGTATGGAAACTCCATGTTTGACGGATCACTGGCATTTGACCGATTGACTACCGAACGCGCAAAGGGTGAGTCCGATTACAGCAACCCAGAGCTGGACAAGCTTCTCAGCGATGCGGGGCAAAACATGAACGCGGAAGAGCGTGAAAAGCAGTACAAACGTGCACAAGAGATCATCGCAGAAGAACGACCGCATATCTATCTCTTCCAAATGAATGCCAACTACGGTGTAAGCGACCGCATCAGCTTTGAGCCGCGACTGGACGAAATGCTGTTCGCAGATGAGATTACGCTGAAATAA
- a CDS encoding ABC transporter permease: protein MRQYLFKAILQMIPVLFLISLIVFVLVYMTGDPVSLMLSDTATDEDRAILIAALGLDQPLHVQYFRYLSNLVQGDFGTSFRYNMPALPIVLERLPATFELAIAAMLFATVISIPLGILSATKRNSFLDIFVSGTSVLGKAMPPFWLGIMLILLFSVALKALPVSGRESWVHLILPAFTLGTGIAAEMTRLIRSSMLEILGQDYIRTARSKGLIESLIVYKHAFRNSLIPVVTIMALQTSTLIGGTLITETIFSWPGMGQLIIQAVNNRDMAIVQAAVFVVAFLVIFSNMLADILYRVLDPRIKYN, encoded by the coding sequence GTGAGACAGTATTTGTTCAAAGCCATTCTCCAGATGATTCCTGTTTTGTTTCTCATCTCCCTCATTGTATTTGTACTGGTTTACATGACGGGGGACCCGGTCTCATTGATGTTGTCGGATACCGCCACTGATGAGGACAGGGCGATCCTGATCGCCGCGCTGGGGTTGGATCAGCCCTTGCATGTACAATATTTTCGCTATCTGAGCAATCTTGTGCAGGGAGATTTTGGCACATCCTTTCGCTATAACATGCCGGCTCTGCCGATTGTCTTAGAACGTCTTCCCGCTACGTTCGAACTGGCGATTGCCGCGATGTTGTTCGCGACGGTCATCTCGATTCCGCTGGGAATTCTTTCAGCGACCAAGCGAAATTCCTTTTTGGATATTTTCGTGTCCGGTACCTCTGTCCTGGGAAAAGCCATGCCGCCCTTTTGGTTGGGCATCATGCTGATTTTGCTGTTTTCCGTCGCCTTGAAAGCCTTGCCGGTGTCGGGGAGGGAGTCATGGGTGCATTTGATTCTGCCCGCCTTTACTCTGGGAACAGGGATTGCGGCTGAGATGACGAGGCTGATACGCTCCAGCATGCTGGAGATTCTCGGCCAGGATTACATCCGAACCGCGAGAAGCAAAGGGCTGATTGAGTCTCTGATCGTTTATAAGCATGCCTTTCGGAATTCTCTGATCCCCGTGGTAACCATTATGGCGTTGCAGACCTCGACGCTGATCGGCGGAACGCTGATTACAGAGACGATCTTTTCCTGGCCCGGAATGGGGCAGTTGATCATTCAGGCGGTCAACAACCGGGACATGGCGATCGTGCAGGCGGCTGTGTTTGTCGTTGCCTTTCTGGTGATTTTCAGCAATATGCTGGCAGATATTCTCTACCGCGTCTTGGATCCGCGAATCAAATACAACTAA
- a CDS encoding ABC transporter permease, giving the protein MSLPLESPTPQVNPVTASAKKPGRLRKFSRMLLKSKTGTVGLIIVVCVVLMSFFASTLAPHDPAKTQAAQRLKPPMWMEGGSAKHPLGTDNLGRDVLSRIMYGSQVSLLVGICAVAVAGAIGVVLGLVSGYFGGWIDSLIMRTVDSFLAIPNILFMLVILTVLGPSLPTLILVLGFTNWVKYARIIRSEVLSVKERDFVKAARTVGASDGRIIFSHILPNVISSFIVVSTLSVATTIISEASLSFLGLGIQPPTVSWGGMLSDGRQYLATSWWVATFPGIAITLTVLGIMFLGDWLRDILDPRMKARAK; this is encoded by the coding sequence GTGTCTCTTCCCTTGGAATCACCAACACCACAAGTGAACCCTGTGACCGCTTCGGCAAAAAAGCCAGGCCGGCTCCGCAAGTTCAGCCGCATGCTGCTGAAAAGCAAAACTGGTACAGTTGGACTCATCATTGTCGTCTGCGTCGTGTTGATGTCTTTCTTTGCCAGCACTCTTGCTCCCCATGATCCGGCCAAGACACAGGCGGCCCAACGGCTTAAGCCCCCCATGTGGATGGAGGGAGGATCAGCGAAGCATCCGCTCGGCACGGATAATCTGGGCCGGGATGTGTTGAGCCGCATCATGTACGGTTCCCAAGTCTCCCTTCTGGTCGGGATCTGCGCGGTCGCGGTTGCCGGAGCCATCGGCGTCGTGCTGGGACTGGTCTCCGGGTACTTCGGAGGATGGATCGACAGCTTGATCATGCGGACAGTGGATTCCTTTCTGGCGATACCCAATATCCTGTTTATGCTCGTCATTCTGACCGTTCTCGGCCCCAGTTTGCCGACATTGATTCTCGTTTTGGGATTTACCAACTGGGTGAAATACGCCCGGATTATTCGGAGCGAAGTGCTCAGTGTAAAGGAACGTGACTTTGTGAAAGCCGCGCGAACGGTGGGCGCAAGTGACGGACGCATCATCTTTTCACATATTTTGCCCAACGTGATTTCTTCCTTTATCGTCGTCTCGACGCTGAGTGTCGCCACCACGATCATTTCAGAAGCATCGCTCAGTTTCCTCGGTCTGGGAATTCAGCCGCCGACCGTCTCCTGGGGGGGCATGCTCAGCGACGGCAGACAGTATCTGGCGACCAGCTGGTGGGTGGCTACCTTCCCCGGCATTGCCATCACGCTTACTGTCTTGGGCATCATGTTTCTGGGTGACTGGCTGCGAGACATCCTAGACCCTCGGATGAAGGCTAGAGCGAAGTAG
- a CDS encoding ABC transporter ATP-binding protein, giving the protein MKAEAKLLEVKSLRTHFKTEEGIVPSVNDVSFSVGKGETLAIVGESGCGKSVTSLSIMGLVAAPGEVVGGEIWLDGQNLLTLTKKELRKLRGNKLSMIFQEPMTSLNPVFTIGNQLGEVFRIHRQMEKKEARTQSIEMLERVGIPNAEKIVDSFPHQLSGGMRQRVMIAMALACNPALLIADEPTTALDVTIQAQILELLKKLNEEYETGVILITHDLGVVAEMANRVVVMYAGQVVEQADVFTLFAEPRHPYTKGLLGSLPKLDEQREELDSIPGSVPNPLDMPGGCAFHPRCPVATEQCKEKKPELQEVAANHLARCFYA; this is encoded by the coding sequence ATGAAAGCAGAAGCAAAATTGCTGGAAGTGAAAAGCCTGCGCACGCACTTCAAAACGGAGGAGGGCATCGTCCCTTCTGTAAACGATGTCTCCTTTTCCGTAGGCAAAGGGGAGACGCTGGCAATCGTCGGTGAATCGGGCTGCGGCAAGAGTGTCACCTCGCTGTCCATCATGGGCTTGGTGGCAGCGCCCGGCGAAGTGGTAGGCGGAGAAATCTGGCTGGACGGGCAAAACCTGCTGACCTTAACGAAAAAAGAATTGCGCAAGCTTCGCGGCAACAAGCTCTCGATGATTTTTCAAGAGCCCATGACATCGCTGAATCCCGTATTTACTATCGGGAACCAACTGGGTGAGGTCTTTCGGATTCACCGTCAAATGGAGAAAAAAGAAGCGCGTACGCAAAGCATTGAGATGCTGGAGCGGGTCGGTATCCCCAACGCGGAAAAAATTGTCGATTCTTTCCCTCATCAACTCTCGGGTGGAATGCGGCAACGGGTCATGATCGCGATGGCCTTGGCTTGCAACCCGGCACTTCTCATCGCCGATGAACCGACGACTGCGTTGGACGTCACGATTCAGGCGCAAATTCTGGAACTGTTAAAAAAGCTGAATGAAGAGTACGAGACGGGTGTGATCCTGATCACCCATGATCTCGGCGTCGTGGCAGAAATGGCGAACCGGGTGGTCGTGATGTACGCCGGACAAGTGGTAGAGCAGGCGGATGTCTTTACCCTGTTTGCCGAGCCACGGCACCCCTATACCAAAGGCTTGCTGGGATCATTGCCAAAGCTGGATGAGCAGAGGGAGGAACTGGACTCGATACCCGGCTCTGTTCCGAATCCCCTGGACATGCCCGGCGGATGCGCCTTTCATCCGCGCTGCCCGGTTGCCACAGAGCAATGCAAGGAAAAGAAGCCGGAGCTTCAAGAGGTGGCCGCCAACCATCTGGCACGCTGTTTTTACGCGTAA